Within the Arthrobacter caoxuetaonis genome, the region TTGATGCAGCTTTCTGTAGCCTGAACGGTCAGCGCCGACTGCATGCACGCTTCATACCGGGCGGTCATCGGCCACAGCGCCACCATGGCCGCGAGGCCCAGCGTCATGAACGCCGTGGCGGCAAGGCCCATGGAAACAATGACGCGAAGCATGCGGTGCATTCCGTAGCGGACGATCTTCACCATGGTCATGATGCCAACCACCATGGCGGCAATGCCCAGGGCCAGGGGGAGGAGCTTCCACGGCAGGGCCAGTTCCGAGCTGAGCAGCATGCCGGTGAGCAGTGCAATGAAGACCCACAGGTAGGACCGTGCCTCTTTGGACTGGGCTTCCGTAGGTTCCGGCTTGCGGGTTGCCGGTGGGAACGGCGGTCGCGCTTGCAATGGAGGGCCGTCGTTGTTCATGGATTAAGCCTAGGCGACGCTTGCACTTAAGGTTGACACATGCGAATTGTTGTTCTGGTTTCCGGTACCGGCTCGAACCTGCAGGCCGTGCTCGACGCCGTTGCGGCGGGGGAGCTCGACGTCGAAATCTCAGCCGTCGGTGCGGACAGGAACGGAACCTACGGGGTCGAGCGCGCAGCCGCAGCTGGTTACGAGACCTTCGTGGTGAACTTCAAGGACTATCCCGTCCGGTCCGACTGGAACCGCGCACTGACCGACAAGGTCGCCTCTTATCAGCCCGACGTCGTGCTGTCTTCAGGATTCATGCGCATTGTTGACGAGCATTTCATCGACACCTTCGAAGGGCGGTACGTGAACACGCACCCGGCCCTGCTGCCGTCCTTCCCCGGAGCCCACGGCGTCCGCGACGCCCTGGCGTACGGCGTGAAGGTCACGGGCTGCACCGTCCACATTGCCGACGCCGGAGTCGATACCGGCCCGATCCTTGCCCAGGCGGCAGTCGAGGTGCTCGACGGCGATACCGAGGAAAGCCTGCATGAGCGGATCAAAGTGCAGGAGCGCCGGCTCCTGATCGAAACCCTGCGCAAGATCAGCAAGGACGGCCTGCCGCAGCCCTAGCCCGGAGGCCAACCAGCACATCCGGGCCGGCCGCTAGTCGAGCGCCGCGCCGCGGGTTTCCGGTGAGAACCAGGCCATCCAGAGGACGGAGAGCAGCACCAGCACTCCAGCCAGGGCAAAGGACAGCGGCAGGCCCAGGTACGGCCACAGCACCGAGACAAACAGCAGCGGCCCGAACCCGGCTCCCACGCGGGAGGCCGTCGAGGCCCAGCCAAAGCCGCTGGCGCGAACCTGGGTTGGATAGAGCTCGGACACGTAGGTGTAGAGCACCGGGATGGCCACCTGCACCACAAAACCGTAGATGAGCAGCCACGTTGTCGCCGCAGCGGGCACGTCCACCACCAGGGCAACGACCACCAGCGAAGCGGCGGCAGCCGGACCGGTGAGCGCCAGCAGCCACTTCCGGCCCACCCGCTCCACCAGCAGTGCAGCAGCAATGACGCCCAGCAGTCCCACGGCGGCCATGCCGGAGGTCGTCAGGAACGCCTTGTACTCGGCGTAGCCGGCATCCACCAGGATTTTGGGCATCCACTGCAGTGCCAGGTAGTAGACGAGCAGGATGGTAACAAACAGCGACCAGGCCGTGACCGTATTCTTCGGATTGGTCCGCCACACTTCGCCCAGCTGGCTGCCCATGGCCCGGAGGGAGAACTTCGGTGCCGCCTCCGCCTCGGGGAGCCGCCATTCCGTTTGTGTGCCGCCTGTGCGCTGGATCAGGTCGTTGATGACGGACCGGGCTTCGTCGGCGCGGCCCTTGCGGACCAGGAACAGCGGCGATTCCGGCACGGAACGCCGGACCCAGAAAACCAGCAGGGCCGGGGCCACCATGATGAGCATGGTCCACCGCCAGTCCGCGACGGTGGCCATGATGAACGCCGAGGTGACACCGCAGAGGGCAGCGCCCACCGGCCACCAGCCGTCCATCGCCGTCAGCACCCGCCCGCGCTGTTTCCGGGGAGTGAACTCGCCGACCAGCGCATAGTCCACCGGAACGCAGCCGCCCAGCCCAACCCCGGCCAGGAAACGGAAAACGCA harbors:
- the purN gene encoding phosphoribosylglycinamide formyltransferase, with the protein product MRIVVLVSGTGSNLQAVLDAVAAGELDVEISAVGADRNGTYGVERAAAAGYETFVVNFKDYPVRSDWNRALTDKVASYQPDVVLSSGFMRIVDEHFIDTFEGRYVNTHPALLPSFPGAHGVRDALAYGVKVTGCTVHIADAGVDTGPILAQAAVEVLDGDTEESLHERIKVQERRLLIETLRKISKDGLPQP
- a CDS encoding MFS transporter, with amino-acid sequence MTTTHALPTGDEVVQNLPWRWRVQGRIFLIGGLGFMFDAWDVTLNGVLIPLLSKEWDLVPAQAAWIGTANLLGMAIGAFLWGSIADAIGRKRAFTATLLIFSIFTVLGAFAPDIAWFCVFRFLAGVGLGGCVPVDYALVGEFTPRKQRGRVLTAMDGWWPVGAALCGVTSAFIMATVADWRWTMLIMVAPALLVFWVRRSVPESPLFLVRKGRADEARSVINDLIQRTGGTQTEWRLPEAEAAPKFSLRAMGSQLGEVWRTNPKNTVTAWSLFVTILLVYYLALQWMPKILVDAGYAEYKAFLTTSGMAAVGLLGVIAAALLVERVGRKWLLALTGPAAAASLVVVALVVDVPAAATTWLLIYGFVVQVAIPVLYTYVSELYPTQVRASGFGWASTASRVGAGFGPLLFVSVLWPYLGLPLSFALAGVLVLLSVLWMAWFSPETRGAALD